A stretch of the Candidatus Saccharimonadales bacterium genome encodes the following:
- a CDS encoding non-canonical purine NTP pyrophosphatase codes for MPDLTFVTGNAAKFHIGNSICTQYGIKLRQTTLDIPELQAEDGMVIARDKVRLAYENLLHPVLVSDDSWLIPGLNNFPGPYMKSMNTWFTPEDWLRLTCSLQNRKIILRVIVAYQDAHVQKLFCSDINGVLLKNAVGTSKFTHTTITSFNNGSSSLAEDIAAGRASSDVPGSAWHQFAKWHTEITA; via the coding sequence ATGCCCGATCTAACGTTTGTAACTGGTAATGCAGCTAAATTTCATATCGGCAATTCGATCTGCACTCAATATGGCATAAAGCTACGTCAAACTACATTGGATATACCTGAGCTACAAGCTGAAGACGGTATGGTAATTGCTCGAGATAAAGTACGGTTGGCGTACGAAAATCTTCTACATCCAGTGTTGGTTTCGGACGACAGCTGGCTAATACCGGGTCTCAATAATTTTCCCGGACCCTACATGAAATCTATGAACACTTGGTTTACTCCTGAGGACTGGCTTCGATTAACTTGCAGTCTGCAAAACAGAAAAATCATACTACGAGTGATAGTAGCCTACCAAGACGCGCACGTTCAAAAACTTTTTTGCTCAGATATTAATGGGGTATTACTCAAAAATGCCGTAGGTACATCAAAGTTTACTCATACCACAATTACATCGTTCAATAACGGGTCTTCGAGTCTGGCAGAAGACATTGCTGCAGGCAGAGCAAGCAGTGACGTCCCGGGTTCGGCATGGCATCAATTTGCCAAATGGCATACAGAGATAACAGCATGA
- a CDS encoding sulfite exporter TauE/SafE family protein: MLSIGLFVACLIAGMVNSVAGGGIMVVFPALLALGLPPLTANTTSNLISWPGALSSAYGYRAHLRKLPPKYLFLLVPCFVGSIIGSILLARTDSAEFSKIVPYLVLAAVLLFLVQPFLHRHLAHNLKAHRNAPIIIIGIALLPMSIYGGYFGAGFGFLMLAFLGFTRITSMHQINGLKNLASATITLVCTVYFGWKGLIDWQYAPIMITGSLLGGYFGARWAQRVNVAVVHYFVIVLGLALAGVLFYKS; encoded by the coding sequence ATGCTTAGTATTGGACTGTTCGTCGCCTGCCTGATTGCCGGTATGGTAAATTCGGTGGCTGGCGGCGGTATTATGGTTGTGTTTCCAGCCCTGCTTGCCCTTGGCTTGCCACCGCTGACTGCCAACACCACCAGTAACCTCATCTCCTGGCCAGGCGCACTTAGTTCAGCCTACGGTTACCGGGCACATCTGCGCAAACTGCCGCCGAAATATCTGTTTCTGTTAGTTCCCTGTTTTGTAGGATCGATTATTGGATCAATCCTACTAGCCCGCACTGACAGCGCAGAATTTTCAAAGATCGTTCCCTATTTGGTATTGGCCGCCGTGCTACTGTTCCTCGTACAGCCGTTTCTTCATCGGCACCTGGCGCACAACCTGAAGGCGCACCGCAATGCCCCGATTATCATCATTGGGATTGCCCTGCTGCCCATGTCAATATACGGTGGCTACTTTGGTGCCGGCTTCGGATTCTTGATGTTGGCATTTCTAGGCTTTACCCGTATTACCAGTATGCATCAGATTAATGGGCTCAAAAACCTGGCCAGCGCGACGATCACGCTAGTGTGTACCGTTTATTTTGGCTGGAAAGGCCTGATCGACTGGCAATATGCCCCCATTATGATCACTGGCAGTTTGCTCGGTGGCTACTTCGGCGCTCGCTGGGCGCAGCGGGTCAACGTGGCAGTCGTGCATTATTTTGTCATTGTCCTCGGTCTCGCGCTGGCTGGCGTACTGTTTTACAAATCGTAA
- the tilS gene encoding tRNA lysidine(34) synthetase TilS encodes MDIDGKLEPGRYIVAVSGGVDSVTLLHILRQQPDYRLTVAHFDHGIRSDSGEDEKQVRQLARQYGLPYVYERAYLGASASEAVARAARYRFLHHVREAAAATAVITAHHQDDVLETAVMNIVRGTGRRGMTSLKSTDIVKRPLLHIPKAAIVRYARDNQLLWREDSTNVDTGYKRNYVRHNIMSRFSAADRQNMHDIIVGMRSANSEIDHLLDQIVADMSFQGTLQRRQFILLPHTVAREVMARWLQNNGVKDIDKKMLERLIHAAKTFAPIKNVHVKQSWQMTINKDYLALKCIER; translated from the coding sequence ATGGATATTGATGGCAAACTTGAACCTGGAAGGTATATTGTTGCAGTTTCAGGCGGCGTCGATTCGGTGACGCTTTTGCATATTTTGCGGCAACAACCAGATTATAGATTGACGGTAGCTCATTTCGATCATGGTATTCGGTCTGACTCTGGCGAAGATGAGAAACAGGTGCGCCAGCTGGCGCGGCAATATGGACTGCCGTATGTGTACGAGCGGGCGTATCTCGGCGCTTCAGCAAGCGAGGCTGTAGCTCGTGCAGCGCGCTATCGTTTTTTGCACCACGTCCGGGAGGCGGCTGCAGCAACGGCTGTAATTACGGCCCACCACCAGGATGATGTTCTGGAAACAGCGGTTATGAATATAGTGCGCGGGACAGGCCGCCGCGGCATGACCAGCCTGAAATCAACGGATATCGTGAAGCGGCCGCTGTTACATATTCCGAAAGCGGCCATCGTGCGCTATGCCCGCGACAATCAGCTGCTGTGGCGCGAGGACAGTACCAATGTCGATACTGGCTATAAGCGTAATTACGTTCGTCATAATATTATGAGCCGATTTTCTGCGGCCGATCGCCAAAACATGCACGACATTATTGTAGGTATGCGGAGTGCCAACAGCGAAATCGATCACCTGCTTGATCAGATCGTGGCTGATATGTCTTTTCAAGGAACCTTGCAGCGCCGGCAATTTATTTTGCTGCCGCATACAGTTGCCCGTGAAGTCATGGCCCGGTGGTTGCAGAATAACGGCGTAAAAGATATCGACAAAAAGATGCTTGAACGGCTGATTCATGCCGCCAAGACGTTTGCACCGATCAAGAATGTGCATGTTAAGCAAAGTTGGCAAATGACTATCAATAAAGATTATTTGGCACTCAAGTGCATTGAGCGCTAG
- a CDS encoding histidine phosphatase family protein, protein MKRLYFCRHGLSELNKAGIWSGSLDTPLAPEGRQQAEAAAVIASILRIDYIYSSSLSRAYDTAVIIAEAIGYPVDKIEQSDLAIERHFGVIEGTPWGTDVVMDSVPDAESSRGVIARAQSVYQHLQTIDANNILIVSHGTFGRALRHVIHPDIPFDDSGKFTNAEIVQLL, encoded by the coding sequence ATGAAACGCCTCTATTTTTGCCGGCATGGCCTGAGCGAACTCAATAAAGCCGGTATATGGTCCGGCAGTCTTGACACGCCACTCGCCCCCGAAGGCCGACAGCAGGCAGAAGCCGCCGCTGTCATTGCGAGCATTTTACGTATCGATTACATATACAGTTCATCGCTGTCACGGGCATACGATACTGCCGTGATTATTGCCGAGGCAATTGGCTATCCAGTCGACAAAATCGAGCAAAGCGACCTTGCCATAGAACGGCACTTCGGCGTTATCGAAGGTACACCCTGGGGCACTGATGTCGTTATGGACAGTGTTCCAGACGCCGAATCGTCACGCGGCGTCATTGCCCGCGCCCAGAGCGTCTACCAACACCTGCAAACTATCGATGCCAACAACATATTAATTGTCAGCCATGGCACATTTGGCCGTGCCCTACGGCATGTGATCCATCCTGATATCCCGTTTGATGATTCAGGCAAGTTCACTAATGCCGAAATCGTTCAATTGCTATAG